A region of Streptomyces sp. WMMC500 DNA encodes the following proteins:
- a CDS encoding BTAD domain-containing putative transcriptional regulator: MVAIGVLGPLAADVDGVPAELGGPRQRAVLALLLTARGATLSADRMIDDLWNGTPPPRARASLQAYVSHLRRGLEPGRSRRAPARLLVSTPPGYAFHLPEEAVDAWRFERALTRARSLLAADPERARSRTAAALRLWRGEAYAEFADAPWAAAESARLTGLRLTARETHAAATLHLGRPAESVAEAEALTREEPLREEGWRLLALALWADGRQADALAALRRVRRRLREDLGIEPGPELTTLEDAILNRRWDALRDQARGGLRPASGVGGSAPGGGVPRVSGASGSEAGRGGSRVSETAGADPVSAFPDADPAPAVPTPAGRPGRAAPGGPATAPERGELPGSAPARGASPRGAASAATERPTPVPAGPAGTAGPDPTADPEPSAPPGAGPAESADAAVAGPAGSVAAPVPAGDRASPGPVLSVRTGPGALGPYRAAVSPPVGPFTPGGVPATSGGRNPFDPAAHTPVRPSSAPSSSRGDLAPAAAHPAGPPPEAPEAPVPHPAGPPPEASAPFVGRAAEVAALDAAAAEAVAGAVRFALVAGEAGAGKSRLLAHCARRLEGAGWITAVGRCPEAEGAPPAWAWEEIAGELARHAPPDPRLADDLAPLLDPGPRAAAGRASDRFRLHRACRTWFAAATRARPVALFLDDLHRADRETLALLAGLADDPPAGRLLIVAAHRPDEGDLAAAQAVLARRAPVRLPLGGLAPPDAVRLVRALAPVDAATAAALAERTGGNPFFLLETARMLTGGTVTADALRAVPDGVRDVLRRRFDRLPPAALSVLRLAAAAGREADVEVLVRAAGTGVSGAVEAPTGSDAAAHRAADPAAVPAAVPVADQEPAPAPDPSADQRAAAEDAVLDGLDAGVAAGLLTEPGPGRIRFAHALVRDTLYADTSGLRRARLHAALGRALRELRPDDVSAIAHHHLRAPATATARTAVDYAVRAAGLAGRRYAHDTAADLLAQAVACVERHPAAFAAEDAPARVVALLGLQLQARARGGAVVEAQGIRARAMDVAERHGRDDLLVEALTAWTEPSAWERRTYAHEDTRAAAALRRLLADGTLDDATRCRLLEALASAVDSAAGPTHAARAASAEAVELARGLDAPELLAQVLATRSKVMDWEFDPAPREQLAAELARLAAGHDLPVYAWHAEYLAAGNAAVRGDVAALRRHVDRGLEIAETHRLSDPAAVGRVQSAALHMAAGRVAEAERGYAEAVDRLRANGSPHAGALWTLARFALCWVKGRPAEALPEIEAAVPVYGAVAGDALALALVDAGRPDEARAVRAERPPIRQDFFYSLFMTARALAVVALEERDEAPGLLAAMLPLRDVVAGAASVCLAMRPVAQTLGDLALLLDRTDEAADHYAHAAVVARRWQAPHWRADAERALAALPGRTAPAPAPAEPR, from the coding sequence GTGGTGGCGATAGGCGTGCTCGGCCCGCTCGCCGCCGATGTCGACGGCGTGCCCGCCGAACTCGGCGGCCCGCGCCAGCGTGCCGTCCTCGCGCTGCTGCTGACCGCGCGCGGGGCGACGCTCTCCGCGGACCGCATGATCGACGACCTGTGGAACGGCACACCGCCGCCGCGCGCGCGGGCCTCGCTCCAGGCGTACGTCTCCCACCTCCGGCGCGGCCTGGAACCCGGCCGCTCCCGCCGTGCCCCGGCCCGGCTGCTGGTGAGCACCCCGCCGGGCTACGCCTTCCACCTGCCCGAGGAAGCCGTGGACGCCTGGCGGTTCGAGCGGGCGCTCACCCGGGCGCGGAGTCTCCTGGCGGCGGATCCGGAGCGGGCGCGCAGCCGGACGGCGGCGGCGCTGCGGCTGTGGCGCGGCGAGGCGTACGCGGAGTTCGCCGACGCGCCCTGGGCGGCGGCCGAATCCGCCCGCCTGACCGGCCTGCGGCTGACCGCCCGCGAAACCCACGCGGCGGCGACCCTCCACCTGGGCCGCCCCGCGGAGTCGGTGGCCGAGGCGGAGGCACTGACCCGCGAGGAGCCGCTGCGGGAGGAGGGCTGGCGGCTGCTGGCGCTGGCCCTGTGGGCGGACGGCCGCCAGGCCGACGCGCTGGCGGCGCTGCGGCGGGTGCGGCGGCGCCTGCGGGAGGACCTGGGGATCGAGCCGGGGCCGGAGCTGACGACTCTGGAGGACGCCATCCTGAACCGCCGCTGGGACGCGTTGCGCGACCAGGCGCGCGGCGGCCTGCGGCCGGCTTCGGGGGTGGGGGGTTCGGCCCCGGGCGGTGGAGTGCCGCGGGTATCCGGGGCGAGCGGGTCGGAGGCGGGCCGTGGTGGCTCGCGGGTTTCCGAAACGGCAGGGGCGGACCCGGTGTCGGCGTTCCCCGACGCGGACCCCGCCCCGGCGGTGCCGACTCCGGCCGGCCGGCCCGGGCGGGCCGCGCCCGGCGGCCCGGCCACTGCTCCCGAGCGCGGCGAGCTGCCGGGTTCCGCGCCCGCGCGGGGTGCGTCGCCGCGCGGTGCGGCGTCCGCCGCGACGGAGCGGCCCACGCCGGTCCCGGCCGGGCCGGCCGGGACCGCCGGCCCTGACCCGACCGCCGACCCGGAGCCCTCCGCGCCGCCGGGCGCCGGGCCCGCGGAGTCGGCCGACGCCGCGGTCGCCGGACCGGCGGGTTCGGTAGCGGCCCCCGTGCCGGCCGGCGACAGGGCGTCTCCCGGGCCCGTACTGTCCGTACGGACCGGTCCCGGGGCACTCGGTCCGTACCGCGCCGCCGTGTCGCCTCCGGTCGGCCCGTTCACCCCCGGTGGCGTCCCGGCGACGAGCGGCGGGCGCAATCCCTTCGACCCCGCCGCTCACACCCCCGTCCGTCCCTCCTCCGCACCCTCCTCGTCCCGCGGAGACCTCGCACCCGCCGCCGCGCACCCCGCCGGCCCGCCGCCCGAGGCGCCCGAGGCGCCCGTGCCGCACCCCGCCGGCCCGCCGCCCGAGGCGTCCGCCCCCTTCGTGGGCCGCGCGGCCGAGGTGGCGGCGCTCGACGCGGCGGCCGCGGAGGCGGTCGCGGGAGCGGTGCGGTTCGCGCTGGTGGCGGGGGAGGCCGGGGCCGGGAAGTCGCGGCTGCTTGCGCACTGCGCGCGGCGCCTCGAAGGTGCGGGGTGGATCACCGCCGTCGGCCGGTGCCCCGAGGCCGAGGGCGCGCCGCCGGCCTGGGCCTGGGAGGAGATCGCCGGCGAACTCGCCCGGCACGCGCCGCCCGACCCCCGGCTCGCCGACGACCTCGCCCCGCTGCTCGACCCCGGTCCGCGGGCGGCGGCGGGCCGGGCCAGCGACCGGTTCCGGCTGCACCGCGCCTGCCGCACCTGGTTCGCCGCCGCCACCCGCGCGCGGCCCGTCGCCCTCTTCCTCGACGACCTGCACCGCGCCGACCGCGAGACCCTCGCGCTGCTCGCCGGGCTCGCCGACGACCCGCCCGCCGGCCGGCTCCTGATCGTCGCCGCCCACCGCCCGGACGAGGGCGATCTCGCCGCCGCGCAGGCCGTCCTCGCCCGCCGCGCCCCGGTGCGGCTGCCCCTCGGCGGGCTCGCGCCGCCCGACGCCGTACGGCTCGTACGCGCGCTGGCCCCCGTCGACGCCGCGACCGCCGCCGCCCTCGCCGAACGCACCGGCGGCAACCCGTTCTTCCTGCTGGAAACCGCCCGCATGCTCACCGGGGGCACCGTCACCGCCGACGCGCTGCGCGCCGTCCCCGACGGCGTACGCGACGTGCTGCGGCGCCGCTTCGACCGGCTTCCGCCCGCCGCGCTGTCCGTGCTGCGCCTCGCCGCCGCGGCGGGCCGCGAGGCGGACGTCGAGGTGCTGGTCCGGGCCGCCGGCACCGGGGTCTCAGGCGCCGTCGAGGCCCCCACCGGATCCGACGCCGCCGCGCACCGGGCCGCGGATCCGGCCGCAGTTCCGGCCGCAGTTCCGGTCGCGGATCAGGAGCCGGCCCCCGCTCCCGACCCGTCCGCCGACCAGCGCGCCGCCGCCGAAGACGCCGTCCTCGACGGCCTCGACGCCGGCGTCGCCGCCGGGCTGCTCACCGAGCCGGGCCCCGGCCGCATCCGCTTCGCCCACGCCCTCGTCCGCGACACCCTCTACGCCGACACCAGCGGCCTGCGCCGCGCCCGGCTGCACGCCGCCCTCGGCCGGGCGCTGCGCGAACTGCGCCCCGACGACGTCTCCGCCATCGCCCACCACCACCTCCGGGCCCCCGCCACCGCGACCGCCCGCACCGCCGTCGACTACGCCGTGCGCGCCGCCGGTCTGGCCGGCCGCCGCTACGCCCACGACACCGCCGCCGACCTGCTGGCCCAGGCCGTCGCCTGCGTCGAGCGCCACCCGGCGGCGTTCGCCGCCGAGGACGCCCCCGCCCGCGTCGTCGCCCTGCTCGGGCTGCAGTTGCAGGCCCGGGCCCGCGGCGGCGCCGTCGTCGAGGCGCAGGGCATCCGCGCCCGCGCCATGGACGTGGCCGAGCGGCACGGCCGCGACGACCTGCTCGTGGAGGCGCTGACCGCCTGGACCGAGCCCAGCGCCTGGGAGCGCAGGACGTACGCGCACGAGGACACCCGCGCCGCCGCCGCGCTGCGCCGGCTGCTCGCGGACGGCACGCTCGACGACGCCACCCGCTGCCGGCTGCTGGAGGCCCTCGCCTCCGCCGTCGACAGCGCCGCAGGACCGACGCACGCGGCGCGCGCGGCGTCGGCCGAGGCCGTCGAGCTGGCCCGCGGCCTCGACGCGCCCGAGCTGCTCGCCCAGGTGCTCGCCACCCGGAGCAAGGTCATGGACTGGGAGTTCGACCCCGCGCCGCGCGAGCAGCTCGCCGCCGAGCTGGCGCGGCTCGCGGCCGGCCACGACCTGCCCGTCTACGCGTGGCACGCCGAGTACCTGGCCGCCGGGAACGCTGCCGTGCGCGGCGACGTCGCGGCGCTGCGCCGGCACGTCGACCGCGGGCTGGAGATCGCCGAGACCCACCGGCTCAGCGACCCCGCCGCCGTCGGGCGCGTCCAGTCGGCCGCGCTGCACATGGCCGCGGGCCGGGTGGCTGAGGCCGAGCGCGGCTACGCGGAGGCCGTCGACCGGCTGCGCGCCAACGGCTCCCCGCACGCGGGGGCCCTGTGGACGCTGGCGCGGTTCGCGCTGTGCTGGGTGAAGGGCCGGCCCGCAGAGGCGCTGCCGGAGATCGAGGCGGCGGTGCCCGTCTACGGGGCGGTCGCCGGCGACGCACTCGCGCTGGCCCTGGTCGACGCCGGCCGCCCGGACGAGGCCCGTGCCGTACGCGCCGAACGGCCGCCCATCAGGCAGGACTTCTTCTACTCGCTCTTCATGACCGCCCGCGCCCTGGCCGTGGTCGCGCTGGAGGAGCGGGACGAGGCCCCGGGCCTGCTGGCGGCGATGCTGCCGCTGCGCGACGTGGTCGCGGGCGCGGCGAGCGTCTGCCTGGCCATGCGGCCCGTCGCGCAGACGCTCGGCGACCTCGCCCTGCTGCTGGACCGTACGGACGAGGCCGCGGACCACTACGCGCACGCCGCCGTCGTCGCGCGCCGCTGGCAGGCGCCGCACTGGCGCGCGGACGCCGAGCGCGCCCTGGCCGCGCTGCCCGGCCGCACCGCGCCGGCGCCCGCCCCCGCTGAGCCCCGCTGA
- a CDS encoding MMPL family transporter: MTRLLGRLGGACAAHPWRTISAWLAAIAALVALAGAFGGTLHDDYRADGTAAQAGTDFLADAFPEMSGTSARVVVHGDSGDTLPADVLAEVRERLARVEGASVVDEPVLSRDGDTALFTVAYRIEITDIKGSEGTDALREAAAPAEDAGLDVELGGQVPENVTKPAVTAEMIGVGAALIILLFALRSFTAAGLPLVVAIGGLGAGFAGITLLSAATDIGNIAPTVASMVALGVGIDYALLLVGRQAEGLRAGLAPRAAAAEATATAGVSVVIAGATVLLSLFGLRLSTIGVFASFGYATFCTVIAVMAAALTLVPALCGLAGRRVLPRAERLGLVRPEQTAEAARSTGPETPRATLTERWARAVTKRPVVSGLGALVVLLALAAPILGMRTWPQDAGSQPESNTTRRAYDLVAAEYGEGANGPLQIAVDLTEVPADSLPALRDDLAATDGVAAVAPPRLNEAGDAAVVAVTPVTGPQDERTHDLLDRLRADVLPEGAEATGVVAVFADISDRLATRLWVVVPFVVGLSLVLLTVIFRAPVVALKAAVMNLLSVGAAYGVMTVAFQTDAGARLLGLPHGVPVSSWVPILMFTILFGLSMDYEVFLLSRIREDWLATGDPHGSVVRGLAATGRVITSAAAIMIAVFTGFAIDPDVTVKMVGVGMAVAVLADATIVRMVLVPATMTLLGRANWWLPRWADRLLPELHLEPPAAARPKAPDDPAAAPGDPAVTAENGGQARVPVGGGG, encoded by the coding sequence ATGACGCGACTGCTCGGCCGCCTCGGCGGCGCCTGCGCGGCGCACCCCTGGCGGACGATCTCCGCCTGGCTCGCCGCCATCGCCGCACTCGTCGCCCTCGCCGGGGCGTTCGGCGGCACCCTGCACGACGACTACCGCGCGGACGGCACCGCCGCCCAGGCGGGCACCGACTTCCTCGCCGACGCCTTCCCCGAGATGTCCGGCACCAGCGCCCGCGTCGTCGTCCACGGCGACTCCGGCGACACCCTGCCGGCCGACGTCCTCGCCGAGGTGCGCGAGCGGCTCGCGCGCGTGGAGGGCGCGTCCGTGGTGGACGAGCCGGTGCTCTCCCGCGACGGCGACACCGCGCTGTTCACCGTCGCGTACCGCATCGAGATCACCGACATCAAGGGCTCGGAGGGCACCGACGCGCTGCGCGAGGCCGCCGCGCCCGCCGAGGACGCGGGCCTGGACGTCGAACTGGGCGGCCAGGTGCCGGAGAACGTCACCAAGCCCGCCGTCACCGCCGAGATGATCGGCGTCGGCGCCGCCCTGATCATCCTGCTGTTCGCGCTGCGCTCGTTCACCGCCGCCGGGCTGCCCCTGGTCGTCGCCATCGGCGGCCTCGGCGCCGGCTTCGCGGGCATCACGCTGCTCTCCGCCGCCACCGACATCGGCAACATCGCGCCCACCGTCGCCTCCATGGTCGCCCTCGGCGTCGGCATCGACTACGCGCTGCTGCTCGTCGGCCGGCAGGCGGAGGGGCTGCGCGCCGGCCTCGCGCCGCGCGCCGCGGCGGCGGAGGCGACGGCCACCGCCGGCGTCTCGGTGGTCATCGCGGGCGCCACCGTCCTGCTGTCCCTCTTCGGGCTCCGGCTCAGCACGATCGGGGTGTTCGCGTCCTTCGGGTACGCGACCTTCTGCACCGTCATCGCCGTGATGGCCGCCGCGCTGACGCTGGTGCCGGCGCTGTGCGGGCTGGCGGGACGGCGCGTGCTGCCGCGGGCCGAACGCCTCGGCCTCGTACGCCCCGAGCAGACCGCGGAAGCGGCCCGGTCTACGGGTCCCGAGACGCCCCGCGCCACCCTCACCGAGCGCTGGGCCCGCGCCGTCACCAAGCGGCCCGTGGTCTCCGGCCTCGGCGCCCTCGTCGTGCTCCTCGCCCTCGCGGCACCCATCCTCGGCATGCGCACCTGGCCGCAGGACGCCGGCAGCCAGCCGGAGTCCAACACCACGCGGCGCGCGTACGACCTGGTGGCAGCCGAGTACGGCGAGGGCGCCAACGGCCCGCTGCAGATCGCCGTGGACCTCACCGAGGTGCCCGCGGACTCCCTGCCCGCGCTCCGCGACGACCTGGCCGCCACCGACGGCGTGGCCGCCGTGGCGCCGCCCCGCCTCAACGAGGCCGGCGACGCCGCCGTCGTCGCCGTCACCCCGGTCACCGGACCGCAGGACGAGCGCACGCACGACCTGCTGGACCGGCTGCGCGCCGACGTGCTGCCCGAGGGGGCCGAGGCCACCGGGGTCGTCGCCGTCTTCGCGGACATCTCCGACCGGCTCGCCACCCGGCTGTGGGTGGTCGTCCCGTTCGTCGTCGGACTGTCGCTGGTGCTGCTCACCGTGATCTTCCGGGCCCCGGTGGTGGCGCTGAAGGCGGCGGTGATGAACCTGCTGTCGGTCGGCGCGGCGTACGGCGTGATGACCGTGGCGTTCCAGACCGACGCGGGCGCGCGCCTGCTGGGTCTGCCGCACGGCGTACCGGTGTCGAGTTGGGTGCCGATCCTGATGTTCACCATCCTGTTCGGCCTGTCCATGGACTACGAGGTCTTCCTGCTCTCCCGCATCCGGGAGGACTGGCTGGCCACCGGAGACCCGCACGGCAGCGTCGTACGCGGCCTCGCGGCGACCGGGCGCGTCATCACCAGCGCGGCGGCCATCATGATCGCGGTGTTCACCGGCTTCGCGATCGACCCCGACGTGACGGTGAAGATGGTCGGCGTCGGCATGGCGGTGGCGGTGCTGGCGGACGCGACGATCGTCCGCATGGTGCTGGTGCCGGCCACCATGACGCTCCTCGGGCGGGCCAACTGGTGGCTGCCCCGCTGGGCCGACCGGCTGCTGCCGGAGCTGCATCTCGAACCGCCCGCCGCCGCGCGGCCGAAGGCGCCGGACGACCCGGCGGCGGCGCCCGGCGACCCGGCTGTCACCGCGGAGAACGGCGGCCAGGCGCGGGTGCCCGTCGGCGGCGGGGGGTAG
- a CDS encoding dihydrodipicolinate synthase family protein, translated as MTRPTHLTGVVPPVCTPLTPDAEVDTASLIRLVDFLVAGGVDALFVLGSSSEAAYLRDEQRRAVVDTVVRHVGGQLPVLAGAIDMTTPRVLDHARGALDAGADALVVTAPFYTRTHPAEIDRHYREVAGRTGAPVYAYDLPTSVHTKLGSDLVLQLAADGVLAGLKDSSGDETGLRRVIVGVREKVSGFSALTGSETMVDSALAMGAHGVVPGLGNVDPHGYVRLYRSAREGDWETARTEQERLLALFGMVRSGDPARMGMSSSALGAFKAALHLRGVIDCPATMLPQIPLDAEEVQRVEKHLAAAGLR; from the coding sequence ATGACCCGTCCCACCCACCTGACCGGCGTCGTACCGCCCGTCTGCACCCCCCTGACGCCGGACGCCGAGGTGGACACCGCCTCGCTGATCAGGCTGGTGGACTTCCTCGTCGCGGGAGGCGTCGACGCACTCTTCGTGCTCGGCTCGTCGTCGGAGGCGGCCTACCTCAGGGACGAGCAGCGCAGAGCCGTGGTGGACACGGTGGTACGGCACGTCGGCGGCCAACTGCCCGTGCTCGCCGGCGCGATCGACATGACGACGCCGCGCGTGCTCGACCACGCCCGCGGCGCGCTCGACGCCGGCGCGGACGCGCTCGTCGTCACCGCGCCGTTCTACACCCGCACCCATCCGGCGGAGATCGACCGGCACTACCGCGAGGTCGCCGGCCGCACCGGCGCGCCCGTCTACGCCTACGACCTGCCGACGTCGGTGCACACCAAGCTCGGCTCCGACCTGGTGCTGCAACTCGCCGCGGACGGGGTGCTGGCCGGGCTGAAGGACTCCAGCGGCGACGAGACGGGCCTGCGCCGCGTCATCGTCGGCGTACGGGAGAAGGTGTCGGGCTTCTCCGCGCTGACGGGGTCCGAGACGATGGTCGACAGCGCGCTGGCGATGGGCGCCCACGGCGTCGTCCCCGGCCTCGGCAATGTCGACCCGCACGGCTACGTGCGGCTGTACCGCAGCGCGCGGGAGGGCGACTGGGAGACGGCCCGTACCGAACAGGAGCGGCTGCTTGCGCTCTTCGGGATGGTCAGGAGCGGCGACCCGGCGCGGATGGGCATGAGTTCCTCGGCCCTCGGCGCGTTCAAGGCCGCCCTGCATCTGCGCGGGGTCATCGACTGCCCGGCGACGATGCTGCCGCAGATCCCGCTGGACGCCGAGGAGGTGCAGCGGGTGGAGAAGCACCTCGCCGCGGCGGGGCTGCGCTGA
- a CDS encoding ABC transporter ATP-binding protein: MSAKDSGGPGPIGDLASEPLVEGDALLEGGGVAPPLITVRDAHVVHRARTGGLFARDRVYALTGADLTIAAGETVGVVGESGCGKSTLAKVLVGVQAPTAGTVEFRGRDIWEMGGSERRTAIGTGTGMIFQDPSTALNRRLPVRQILRDPLDVHRRGTSAQRTERVRELMALVGLPPVLADALPGQLSGGQRQRVAIARALALEPDLVVADEPTSALDVSVRAQILNLLLDLKERLNLALVFVSHDIQTVRRMSDRVITMYLGRIVEEAPAVALGSGSDAPEEHSTDTARHPYTRALFSATPGLLDPIDPIPLAGPVPSATRPPSGCPFRTRCWKATEECAAAMPEVTQAAQAHRFRCHHPVAAAESTRDLVIQAKESA; encoded by the coding sequence ATGAGCGCGAAGGACAGCGGCGGCCCCGGGCCGATCGGCGACCTGGCCAGCGAGCCCCTGGTCGAGGGCGACGCACTGCTCGAAGGCGGCGGTGTGGCGCCGCCCCTGATCACCGTGCGGGACGCGCACGTGGTGCACCGGGCGCGCACCGGCGGGCTGTTCGCCCGCGACCGCGTCTACGCGCTGACCGGCGCGGACCTGACGATCGCGGCCGGCGAGACGGTCGGCGTGGTCGGCGAGTCCGGCTGTGGCAAGTCGACGCTGGCGAAGGTGCTGGTCGGCGTGCAGGCGCCGACGGCCGGCACGGTGGAGTTCCGGGGCCGCGACATCTGGGAGATGGGCGGGAGCGAGCGGCGTACGGCCATCGGCACCGGCACGGGCATGATCTTCCAGGACCCGTCGACCGCGCTCAACCGGCGGCTGCCGGTCCGGCAGATCCTCCGCGACCCGCTCGACGTGCACCGCCGCGGCACGTCCGCGCAGCGCACCGAGCGGGTGCGGGAGCTGATGGCCCTCGTCGGGCTGCCGCCGGTGCTCGCCGACGCGCTGCCGGGCCAGTTGTCCGGCGGGCAGCGGCAGCGGGTGGCCATCGCCCGTGCCCTGGCGCTGGAGCCGGACCTGGTCGTGGCCGACGAGCCGACGTCCGCGCTCGACGTCTCCGTACGGGCCCAGATCCTCAACCTGCTGCTGGATCTGAAGGAGCGGCTGAACCTGGCGCTGGTGTTCGTCTCGCACGACATCCAGACGGTGCGGCGGATGAGCGACCGCGTCATCACCATGTACCTGGGCAGGATCGTGGAGGAGGCGCCGGCGGTGGCGCTGGGCTCGGGCAGCGACGCCCCGGAGGAGCACAGCACGGACACCGCCCGGCACCCGTACACCCGGGCGCTGTTCTCGGCGACGCCGGGGCTCCTCGACCCCATCGACCCGATCCCGCTCGCCGGTCCCGTGCCGTCGGCGACCCGGCCGCCGAGCGGCTGCCCGTTCCGTACCCGGTGCTGGAAGGCCACGGAGGAGTGCGCCGCGGCCATGCCGGAGGTCACGCAGGCGGCGCAGGCCCACCGGTTCCGCTGCCATCATCCGGTGGCCGCTGCGGAGAGCACCCGTGATCTCGTGATCCAAGCGAAGGAGAGCGCATGA
- a CDS encoding dipeptide/oligopeptide/nickel ABC transporter permease/ATP-binding protein — translation MLATLGGRQKLAERLSRPGLRLRGLKRLPWMSRISLGLLAVVVAVAVFAPLLAPHDPLDQQAQVDGTGHPSGDHWMGQDSLGRDILSRLMYGARWSLVIGLGATLLGLVAGAVLGAVAATSRKAVDEFVMRCLDVVMAFPGIALAAVLVAVFGGSIPVLVCAIAFLYTPPIARVVRANVLDQYGEDYVTAERVIGARTPHIIVKHVAINCAAPILVFCTVQVAEAIVFEASLSFIGAGVRPPDPSWGSVIADGKNMVLLGGWWATVFPGLLMLLTVLALNILSEGISDAWAAPASRRSESVPVKEAEAEDRIEAAKPGTGKVVELPGLAEAARRLRERARPLPGGEPVLAVRDLAIGFDKRHSGVDIVDGISFDVRPGEVLGLVGESGCGKSLTALTVMGLEPAGARIRGSVVFDGRELIGTPMRVRRKLLGHEMAMIYQDALSSLNPAMTIRAQLKQVIRRGGTRTATELLELVGLDPERTLRSYPHELSGGQRQRVLIAMALSRNPKLIVADEPTTALDVTVQAQVIELLLRLRAELGFALVLVSHDLALISDVTDRVVVMYGGQIVETGVTADLVEAPTHHYTRGLLGSVLSLESAQERLTQIRGVVPSPADFPAGCRFADRCPMASDVCQETAPELVGEERKHEVACHHPAAGPGAEPAARPAATAAGEAEKEALR, via the coding sequence ATGCTCGCCACCCTCGGGGGACGCCAGAAGCTCGCGGAGCGGCTGTCCCGGCCCGGCCTGCGGCTCCGCGGGCTGAAGCGGCTGCCCTGGATGTCCCGGATCTCGCTCGGGCTGCTCGCCGTGGTCGTGGCCGTGGCGGTGTTCGCGCCGCTGCTCGCCCCGCACGACCCGCTCGACCAGCAGGCCCAGGTCGACGGCACCGGACATCCGTCCGGCGACCACTGGATGGGGCAGGACAGCCTCGGCCGCGACATCCTCAGCCGGCTGATGTACGGGGCCCGCTGGTCGCTGGTCATCGGGCTGGGCGCCACCCTGCTCGGCCTGGTCGCCGGGGCCGTCCTGGGCGCCGTCGCCGCCACCTCCCGCAAGGCGGTCGACGAGTTCGTGATGCGCTGCCTGGACGTCGTGATGGCGTTCCCGGGGATCGCGCTGGCCGCGGTGCTCGTCGCCGTGTTCGGCGGCAGCATCCCGGTGCTGGTGTGCGCCATCGCGTTCCTCTACACGCCGCCGATCGCGCGGGTGGTACGGGCCAACGTGCTCGACCAGTACGGCGAGGACTACGTGACGGCGGAACGGGTCATCGGGGCCCGTACGCCGCACATCATCGTCAAGCACGTCGCCATCAACTGCGCGGCGCCGATCCTGGTGTTCTGCACCGTGCAGGTCGCCGAGGCGATCGTCTTCGAGGCGTCGCTGTCCTTCATCGGCGCGGGCGTCCGCCCGCCGGACCCGTCCTGGGGCAGCGTCATCGCGGACGGCAAGAACATGGTGCTGCTCGGCGGCTGGTGGGCCACGGTCTTCCCGGGCCTGCTGATGCTGCTGACCGTGCTGGCGCTGAACATCCTCTCCGAGGGCATCTCGGACGCCTGGGCGGCGCCCGCCTCCCGGCGGTCCGAGAGCGTGCCGGTCAAGGAAGCGGAGGCCGAGGACCGGATCGAGGCCGCCAAGCCCGGCACCGGCAAGGTGGTGGAGCTGCCCGGCCTCGCCGAGGCCGCCCGGCGGCTGCGCGAACGGGCCCGGCCGCTGCCCGGCGGGGAGCCGGTGCTGGCGGTGCGGGACCTGGCGATCGGCTTCGACAAGCGGCACTCGGGCGTGGACATCGTCGACGGCATCAGCTTCGACGTCAGGCCCGGTGAAGTCCTCGGCCTCGTCGGCGAGTCGGGCTGCGGCAAGTCGCTGACGGCGCTGACGGTGATGGGCCTGGAGCCGGCCGGCGCGCGGATCCGCGGCAGCGTCGTCTTCGACGGCCGGGAGCTGATCGGCACGCCGATGCGGGTACGCCGCAAGCTGCTCGGCCACGAGATGGCGATGATCTACCAGGACGCGCTCAGCTCGCTGAACCCGGCGATGACGATCCGCGCCCAGCTCAAGCAGGTGATCCGGCGCGGCGGCACGCGCACCGCGACCGAGCTGCTGGAGCTGGTGGGCCTGGACCCGGAGCGTACGCTGCGCAGCTATCCGCACGAGCTGTCCGGCGGGCAGCGGCAGCGGGTGCTCATCGCCATGGCGCTCTCGCGCAACCCGAAGCTCATCGTCGCCGACGAGCCGACCACCGCGCTCGACGTGACGGTCCAGGCGCAGGTCATCGAGCTGCTGCTGCGGCTGCGCGCGGAGCTGGGCTTCGCGCTCGTCCTGGTCAGCCACGACCTGGCGCTGATCTCCGACGTCACCGACCGGGTGGTCGTCATGTACGGCGGGCAGATCGTCGAGACCGGCGTCACCGCCGACCTGGTCGAGGCGCCGACCCACCACTACACCCGGGGCCTGCTGGGCTCGGTGCTGTCGCTGGAGTCGGCTCAGGAGCGGCTGACGCAGATCCGCGGCGTGGTGCCGTCGCCCGCCGACTTCCCGGCGGGCTGCCGGTTCGCCGACCGCTGTCCGATGGCGAGCGACGTCTGCCAGGAGACCGCGCCCGAACTGGTCGGCGAGGAACGCAAGCACGAGGTGGCGTGCCACCACCCGGCGGCCGGGCCGGGAGCCGAGCCGGCGGCCAGGCCGGCGGCGACCGCCGCGGGCGAGGCGGAGAAGGAGGCGCTGCGATGA